A single region of the Prevotella sp. HUN102 genome encodes:
- a CDS encoding MATE family efflux transporter produces MNNAVNILREGSMMKALTKLGIPIVIAMLIMAIYNVVDTFWVARLGTLPVAAVSVVFPLSLLFLGIGLMFGVGGGVYVSRLLGAKQVIKASQVASVSVITSVILAALIALVCNAFLPDILLFMGANEEMMSLAESYGRLFIISCVIGTLNVSISNIIVSQGASKTSASAMIIGSVVNVALDPLFIYTFNWGVEGAAWATILSRIITTAIYIRFLTKAEVKVSLALFAPTIRIYADIIKIGISILFLQLLQTLSISLLQKAAVKYGAEAVAAVGIVLKIVTLGTNVVFGFVKGLQPMAGYNYGAGNFQRLREAVCCSLILTTSFCVLWSILIVIFTSPIVSCFGKDETMQRIARIALRANTIMFFTFGFQFVYSTLYMAIGRARQSLLLNIGRQGLFFIPIILLLPSYWELNGVLYAQPIADVFATLMTLFFAVRIHKEIGHKSHLTTENLQC; encoded by the coding sequence ATGAACAACGCTGTGAATATTTTGCGAGAAGGAAGTATGATGAAAGCCCTGACAAAATTGGGGATACCTATTGTCATCGCAATGCTGATTATGGCGATATACAATGTGGTAGATACTTTCTGGGTTGCACGTTTGGGAACCCTTCCTGTCGCTGCCGTATCGGTTGTTTTCCCTTTATCGCTGTTGTTTCTCGGGATAGGGCTGATGTTCGGTGTCGGAGGCGGAGTGTATGTTTCCCGTCTGTTGGGAGCGAAACAGGTTATCAAGGCAAGTCAGGTCGCTTCCGTCTCAGTGATTACTTCTGTGATATTGGCAGCTCTCATTGCCCTTGTGTGCAATGCGTTCCTGCCGGACATCCTACTTTTCATGGGAGCAAACGAGGAGATGATGAGTTTGGCAGAATCCTACGGCAGGCTTTTTATCATCAGTTGTGTCATAGGAACATTGAATGTGTCCATTTCCAATATCATTGTTTCACAAGGTGCGTCGAAGACATCCGCGTCGGCAATGATCATTGGCTCTGTCGTCAATGTAGCATTAGACCCCTTGTTTATCTACACCTTCAATTGGGGTGTGGAAGGTGCTGCGTGGGCAACCATTCTTTCAAGAATCATCACGACAGCTATTTACATCCGTTTCCTTACGAAAGCAGAGGTAAAAGTATCTCTTGCCTTGTTCGCTCCCACGATAAGAATATACGCAGACATCATTAAGATTGGTATCTCTATACTCTTTTTGCAACTGCTCCAGACCCTTTCCATCAGTTTGTTGCAGAAAGCCGCTGTGAAATATGGGGCAGAGGCTGTTGCGGCTGTGGGTATCGTCCTGAAAATCGTCACATTGGGAACAAACGTGGTCTTCGGATTTGTAAAAGGACTCCAACCTATGGCAGGCTATAACTACGGGGCAGGCAATTTTCAAAGATTAAGGGAAGCGGTGTGCTGTTCTCTGATACTCACAACCTCGTTTTGTGTGCTCTGGAGTATTCTTATAGTCATTTTTACCTCTCCTATCGTCAGTTGTTTCGGTAAAGACGAAACAATGCAGAGAATAGCAAGAATTGCGCTTAGAGCCAATACGATTATGTTCTTCACTTTCGGATTCCAATTTGTGTATTCCACACTATATATGGCAATCGGAAGAGCAAGGCAAAGTCTTCTGCTAAACATCGGACGGCAAGGTTTGTTTTTTATCCCTATAATATTGCTGCTTCCATCGTATTGGGAACTAAATGGAGTGCTTTATGCACAGCCTATTGCCGACGTCTTTG
- a CDS encoding AraC family transcriptional regulator: protein MSRLPIHRSSQLSDFGVYLKTVISRTSASSDRYAFSHTDDYYFFGFIEGGQCCLNIDFEEYTFEKGSLAIILPGQVHRIINASNLSAKFLVIDSVLVDKEEKRTLERYGRPQIQLSDISEQKLLLSLLDCKLSGMENRSAKAVVQRLTTVIVGLVVENIVNATIAQSKLQGTVTRHKEIVWEFRDLLESNIRSKRSPSFYAGRLNITVAYLNEAVNSVLGTSVSHHIQNEIILLAKRQLVYTTDSIKEIAHSLGFNDYSYFTRLFTKVAGVSPTLFRRTYHE, encoded by the coding sequence ATGTCTCGGTTACCCATCCATAGAAGTTCACAACTCTCAGATTTCGGAGTCTATCTGAAGACTGTCATCTCTCGGACATCGGCATCTTCAGACAGATACGCCTTTTCTCATACCGACGATTATTATTTCTTTGGCTTCATAGAGGGTGGGCAATGCTGTCTGAATATTGATTTCGAGGAATACACTTTCGAGAAAGGAAGTCTGGCTATCATTCTACCCGGGCAGGTGCATCGTATCATCAACGCTTCCAATCTTTCTGCAAAATTTCTGGTTATCGACTCGGTATTGGTAGATAAGGAGGAAAAACGAACGCTTGAGAGATACGGTCGCCCTCAAATACAACTATCCGACATATCGGAACAGAAACTGTTATTATCACTTCTTGACTGCAAACTGAGTGGTATGGAAAATCGATCTGCCAAAGCAGTCGTTCAGCGACTGACCACCGTCATTGTAGGGTTAGTCGTGGAGAACATTGTAAATGCAACGATAGCTCAATCCAAATTGCAGGGAACAGTGACCAGACACAAGGAAATAGTATGGGAATTTCGGGATTTGTTGGAAAGCAATATCCGAAGCAAACGTTCGCCATCATTCTATGCCGGGCGGCTGAACATTACCGTTGCCTACCTGAATGAAGCTGTAAATTCTGTTCTGGGGACAAGTGTGAGCCACCATATCCAAAACGAGATTATTTTGTTGGCTAAACGTCAATTGGTCTATACTACAGATTCCATCAAAGAGATTGCACATAGTTTAGGCTTTAACGATTACTCCTACTTCACACGGCTGTTTACCAAGGTTGCAGGCGTTTCTCCCACGCTCTTCAGAAGGACTTACCACGAATAG
- a CDS encoding DUF3945 domain-containing protein, with protein MDEKIKDQEVLLVKDQKGENLKAVTGTDEKGGLKTVPPTAEHEQSFLKFDKHGNALENFLSNFMRQFKHPTPLHFFKVPFESAVASARVLSEMLKAPDVPSNKEMLNSARVNPSDYAGEQKQSFQGINPDKVRWDQFEQMGVSRESLEKAKHLDDLLQYRKTPLVPISIKIGEVSLYTDARLSLKASGDGMFIPVVHAIRKEPQLEREFFGHTFTDEDKKALRETGNLGRTVELTFPGKDEPTRSFVSIDRLTNDIIALSADRVRIPDEIKGVKLSDEQKKELSEGKSIYVEGMISKTGKIFNANLQFNADKRSIEFRFGSPKQEQRQRQSPEGQEQAEQKELRVPKKMLGRDISPEEQAKLKAGQTIYMTGLIDKKGEPFNAYVRPNFEKNKFDFLKWNPDKSQTKEVTPDNASRTQVAVNSEGKTNEATKHVKEPLKQGQTEPTARQEQKEEEKKRSKGMKM; from the coding sequence ATGGACGAAAAAATCAAAGACCAAGAAGTCCTTTTGGTCAAGGATCAGAAGGGCGAAAATCTCAAAGCCGTCACAGGAACGGACGAGAAAGGCGGACTGAAAACCGTTCCGCCCACCGCCGAGCATGAACAGAGTTTCCTGAAGTTCGACAAGCACGGCAATGCGCTGGAAAACTTCCTTTCCAATTTCATGCGACAATTCAAGCACCCCACACCGCTGCATTTCTTCAAAGTACCTTTTGAGAGTGCCGTAGCCAGTGCCCGCGTACTCTCGGAGATGCTCAAAGCACCGGATGTCCCATCCAATAAGGAGATGCTGAACTCCGCCCGTGTCAATCCTTCGGACTATGCAGGAGAGCAGAAACAGTCCTTCCAAGGCATTAACCCCGATAAGGTGAGATGGGATCAGTTCGAGCAGATGGGCGTAAGCCGTGAAAGTCTGGAAAAGGCCAAGCATCTTGATGACCTGCTTCAATACCGCAAGACTCCGCTTGTTCCCATCAGCATCAAAATCGGGGAGGTCTCCCTCTACACCGATGCCCGTCTTTCCCTGAAAGCCTCCGGAGACGGTATGTTTATCCCCGTCGTCCACGCCATTCGCAAGGAACCACAGTTGGAACGCGAGTTCTTCGGGCATACCTTCACCGACGAGGACAAGAAAGCCCTCAGAGAAACGGGCAACCTCGGTCGTACCGTGGAGCTGACCTTCCCCGGCAAAGATGAGCCGACCCGCAGTTTCGTAAGCATCGACCGCCTGACGAACGACATCATCGCCCTGAGTGCCGACCGGGTACGCATTCCAGATGAAATCAAGGGCGTGAAGCTGAGCGATGAGCAGAAAAAGGAACTCTCGGAAGGCAAGAGTATTTATGTGGAGGGTATGATCTCCAAAACGGGCAAAATTTTCAATGCCAACCTCCAATTCAATGCCGACAAACGGTCTATTGAATTTCGTTTCGGCTCTCCCAAACAGGAACAACGCCAAAGACAATCCCCCGAAGGACAGGAACAGGCAGAGCAGAAAGAATTGCGTGTCCCCAAGAAGATGCTGGGACGCGACATCTCTCCCGAAGAGCAAGCGAAGCTCAAAGCAGGTCAGACGATCTATATGACCGGGCTTATCGACAAGAAGGGAGAGCCTTTCAATGCCTACGTGCGCCCGAACTTCGAGAAAAACAAGTTCGACTTCCTCAAATGGAATCCCGACAAGTCCCAAACCAAAGAGGTAACTCCCGACAATGCTTCCCGCACACAGGTCGCCGTCAATTCCGAAGGCAAGACAAACGAGGCTACCAAGCACGTGAAAGAGCCGCTCAAACAGGGACAGACAGAACCTACCGCCCGGCAAGAGCAGAAGGAAGAAGAGAAGAAGCGTTCCAAGGGAATGAAAATGTAA
- a CDS encoding type IA DNA topoisomerase — MKVIIAEKPSVAREIARVVRATNKKEGYIEGGGYAVTWALGHLITAAMPEAYGIKGFHKENLPILPPVFTLIPRQIKEGKGYKADAAAVAQLKIIEKLFRACEGIIVATDAGREGELIFRFIYEYLGIAKPFDRLWISSLTDKAIKEGLARLQSGATYDNLYYSARARSEADWLVGINATQAISIAAGRGTYSLGRVQTSTLCMVCSRFLENKKFEPQSFWQLSLAVKEGDESFRFSSADRWFDKTEATALYEKLKQAPYATVETVVRKETKQEPPLLYDLTTLQKEANSRYGYTAEQTLSLAQKLYEKAYITYPRTGSRHIPEDVFAEIPALIAFLHDHPVWGVHARQLTELNAHSVDGKKVTDHHALLITGKKPIDAFGEEAVIYNMIAGRMLEAFSARCEKDVTTVTALCEGMKFMLKGEIIRQEGWRSILKNEKGKDKEQLEAEERESSENGEGVLIPEWNEGIQLAISACSLAQGTTKPKPLHTESSLLAAMETAGKELEDEELRAQLKDCGIGTPATRAAIIETLFAREYMVRQKKSLVPTEKGLAVYSIVKEMKIGNAEMTGQWEADLAKIERGELKERDFRKGIESYATQITDELLSSKILFPKKQSDIHCPKCGKGSLVFYPRCAKCSDADCGLTLFRSVAGKSLTDEQLTQLAVNGETGIIKGFTSKAGKSFEASLSLDGEFKTVFVFPERKKTGKSRR, encoded by the coding sequence ATGAAAGTCATCATAGCAGAAAAGCCGAGCGTCGCTCGTGAAATCGCCCGTGTCGTTCGGGCAACCAACAAGAAAGAGGGTTATATCGAAGGAGGCGGCTATGCCGTCACGTGGGCATTGGGACATCTGATAACGGCAGCCATGCCCGAAGCCTACGGCATCAAGGGTTTCCACAAAGAAAACCTGCCGATTCTTCCTCCCGTCTTTACCCTTATTCCCCGCCAAATCAAAGAGGGTAAAGGCTATAAAGCCGACGCTGCAGCAGTCGCCCAACTCAAAATCATCGAAAAACTCTTCCGAGCGTGCGAAGGCATTATCGTAGCCACCGATGCAGGAAGGGAGGGTGAGTTAATCTTCAGGTTCATCTACGAGTATCTCGGCATTGCCAAACCCTTCGACCGTCTATGGATCAGCTCGCTTACGGACAAAGCCATCAAAGAGGGGCTTGCCCGTCTGCAAAGCGGCGCGACGTATGACAACCTCTATTATTCCGCCCGTGCCCGCAGCGAAGCCGACTGGCTGGTGGGCATCAATGCCACACAAGCCATATCCATTGCCGCAGGGCGAGGCACTTACTCCTTGGGCAGGGTACAGACCTCGACGCTTTGTATGGTCTGCTCCCGTTTCTTGGAGAACAAGAAGTTCGAGCCACAGTCATTCTGGCAACTCAGCCTTGCAGTGAAGGAAGGTGATGAGAGCTTCCGCTTCTCCTCCGCTGACCGCTGGTTCGATAAGACAGAAGCCACCGCCCTGTACGAGAAACTCAAACAGGCTCCTTATGCCACTGTAGAGACAGTTGTGCGCAAGGAAACCAAACAGGAGCCACCGCTTCTGTATGATTTGACAACCCTGCAGAAAGAAGCGAACAGCCGATACGGATACACGGCAGAACAGACCCTTTCCTTGGCTCAGAAACTCTACGAAAAAGCATACATTACCTACCCACGCACGGGCAGCCGCCATATCCCCGAAGATGTATTTGCCGAAATTCCAGCTTTGATAGCATTTTTGCACGACCACCCCGTCTGGGGTGTCCATGCCCGCCAACTGACCGAACTGAACGCACATTCGGTGGACGGCAAGAAAGTGACCGACCACCACGCCCTGCTCATCACGGGCAAGAAGCCGATAGATGCGTTTGGAGAGGAAGCGGTCATCTACAATATGATTGCGGGGCGTATGCTGGAAGCCTTCTCCGCCCGGTGCGAGAAAGACGTTACCACCGTAACCGCCTTGTGCGAGGGCATGAAGTTCATGCTCAAAGGGGAAATCATCAGGCAGGAAGGCTGGCGGAGCATCCTTAAAAACGAGAAAGGAAAGGACAAGGAACAGCTCGAAGCCGAAGAGCGGGAAAGCAGTGAGAACGGTGAGGGTGTCCTCATTCCGGAATGGAACGAAGGTATTCAACTTGCCATTTCCGCCTGTTCGCTGGCACAAGGGACGACCAAGCCCAAACCGCTGCACACGGAAAGTTCGCTGTTAGCTGCTATGGAGACGGCAGGTAAGGAGTTGGAGGACGAGGAACTGCGTGCACAGCTCAAGGATTGCGGCATCGGCACGCCTGCTACCCGTGCCGCCATCATCGAAACCCTCTTTGCACGCGAGTACATGGTGCGCCAAAAGAAGTCGCTCGTTCCCACGGAGAAAGGACTTGCCGTCTATTCCATCGTCAAGGAGATGAAAATCGGCAATGCAGAGATGACCGGACAGTGGGAAGCGGACTTGGCGAAAATCGAACGGGGAGAGTTGAAAGAGCGGGACTTCCGCAAAGGCATCGAAAGCTATGCCACACAGATTACCGACGAACTCCTCTCCTCCAAAATCCTCTTTCCCAAGAAGCAGAGCGACATCCATTGCCCCAAATGCGGCAAAGGGTCATTGGTCTTCTATCCCCGATGTGCCAAATGCTCGGATGCCGATTGCGGTCTGACGCTTTTCCGCAGCGTGGCAGGCAAGAGCCTGACGGACGAGCAACTGACGCAGTTGGCGGTAAACGGAGAGACAGGCATCATCAAGGGCTTTACCTCCAAAGCGGGCAAAAGCTTCGAGGCTTCGCTCTCCTTGGATGGAGAGTTCAAGACGGTATTTGTCTTTCCCGAACGCAAGAAAACGGGCAAATCCCGAAGGTAA
- a CDS encoding DUF1896 family protein, producing MTAIHFSYYELSLLSFLRESHPGKADDIPFVKERAAAASEAYAEAFNAGLPLAECIGIANKTLYAGLHFSRHDTISSVLWNEFSAEVPLEAVRETAIRLRPLLEAIFAKYPISDEFAYTPEYNSLYTELTGFVQLKLEEDGTL from the coding sequence ATGACAGCCATTCATTTTTCATACTACGAGCTTTCCCTGCTCTCTTTTCTTCGGGAAAGCCATCCCGGAAAAGCCGATGACATTCCTTTTGTCAAAGAACGTGCGGCAGCCGCTTCCGAAGCCTATGCCGAAGCCTTCAATGCCGGTCTTCCCTTAGCCGAATGTATCGGCATTGCCAATAAGACGCTATATGCAGGTCTGCACTTCTCCCGTCACGATACCATCTCTTCCGTGCTTTGGAACGAGTTCTCCGCCGAAGTGCCGCTTGAAGCGGTCAGGGAGACCGCCATCCGCCTGCGTCCGCTCTTGGAAGCAATCTTCGCCAAGTATCCGATTTCGGACGAGTTCGCCTATACGCCCGAATACAACTCCCTCTATACGGAGCTTACGGGCTTTGTCCAACTAAAACTCGAAGAAGATGGCACACTATAA